The proteins below come from a single Oryzias latipes chromosome 14, ASM223467v1 genomic window:
- the LOC101167473 gene encoding myelin protein zero-like protein 1 isoform X2 has translation MEPKRSKYVCRRILLTGFTLYVALVTEQTCGLDVQADPEVIVQNGTTGVLRCSFKSSEVVTKRTTVTWRFQSNQPKSPFYESPHVIFYFSDGQGYPGLKEFKERVQFIGDINKRDVSIQLSPTQFSDNGTFFCDVKNPPDVSGTQAETLLRVVLKESLPQKNTGVIVAAVCGAMVLLVIIAVAACIIMRVLHSRHEYEGAR, from the exons ATGGAGCCCAAACGGTCGAAATACGTTTGCAGGCGCATTTTGTTAACTGGATTTACACTGTATGTCGCATTAG TCACAGAACAGACGTGCGGCCTGGACGTTCAGGCCGACCCCGAGGTGATCGTGCAGAACGGCACCACGGGGGTCCTCCGCTGCAGCTTCAAGTCCAGCGAGGTGGTCACCAAACGCACCACGGTCACCTGGAGGTTCCAGTCCAATCAGCCCAAAAGCCCGTTCTACGAATCCCCACATGTG attttctatttttccgACGGTCAAGGATATCCTGGACTGAAGGAGTTCAAAGAGCGGGTGCAGTTTATCGGAGACATCAACAAGCGGGACGTGTCCATCCAGCTGAGCCCAACTCAGTTCAGCGACAACGGCACCTTCTTCTGCGACGTCAAGAACCCCCCTGATGTTAGCGGGACGCAGGCGGAGACGCTGCTCAGGGTCGTCCTGAAAG AATCCCTTCCTCAGAAAAACACCGGCGTCATCGTCGCCGCGGTCTGCGGGGCCATGGTGCTTCTCGTCATCATTGCCGTCGCCGCCTGCATCATCATGAGGGTGCTTCACAGCCGCCACGAGTACGAAGG ggccCGGTGA
- the LOC101167473 gene encoding myelin protein zero-like protein 1 isoform X1, translating into MEPKRSKYVCRRILLTGFTLYVALVTEQTCGLDVQADPEVIVQNGTTGVLRCSFKSSEVVTKRTTVTWRFQSNQPKSPFYESPHVIFYFSDGQGYPGLKEFKERVQFIGDINKRDVSIQLSPTQFSDNGTFFCDVKNPPDVSGTQAETLLRVVLKESLPQKNTGVIVAAVCGAMVLLVIIAVAACIIMRVLHSRHEYEGCTTLESKSSQAPQPPKKVESSSGGSRCTSPSGPLQGPVIYAQLDHSGSKNSFHKMEPVVYADIQKN; encoded by the exons ATGGAGCCCAAACGGTCGAAATACGTTTGCAGGCGCATTTTGTTAACTGGATTTACACTGTATGTCGCATTAG TCACAGAACAGACGTGCGGCCTGGACGTTCAGGCCGACCCCGAGGTGATCGTGCAGAACGGCACCACGGGGGTCCTCCGCTGCAGCTTCAAGTCCAGCGAGGTGGTCACCAAACGCACCACGGTCACCTGGAGGTTCCAGTCCAATCAGCCCAAAAGCCCGTTCTACGAATCCCCACATGTG attttctatttttccgACGGTCAAGGATATCCTGGACTGAAGGAGTTCAAAGAGCGGGTGCAGTTTATCGGAGACATCAACAAGCGGGACGTGTCCATCCAGCTGAGCCCAACTCAGTTCAGCGACAACGGCACCTTCTTCTGCGACGTCAAGAACCCCCCTGATGTTAGCGGGACGCAGGCGGAGACGCTGCTCAGGGTCGTCCTGAAAG AATCCCTTCCTCAGAAAAACACCGGCGTCATCGTCGCCGCGGTCTGCGGGGCCATGGTGCTTCTCGTCATCATTGCCGTCGCCGCCTGCATCATCATGAGGGTGCTTCACAGCCGCCACGAGTACGAAGG ATGCACCACCTTGGAAAGCAAGAGCTCTCAGGCTCCACAGCCGCCAAAGAAGGTGGAGTCCAGCTCTGGGGGCTCCAGGTGTACCAGCCCGTCAGGCCCGCTGCAG ggccCGGTGATATACGCACAGCTGGATCACTCAGGGAGCAAAAACTCCTTCCACAAGATGGAGCCGGTGGTCTACGCTGACATCCAAAAAAACTGA